Proteins encoded by one window of Candidatus Methylomirabilota bacterium:
- a CDS encoding 3-oxoacyl-ACP reductase family protein: protein MRLKDRVVIVTGGAQGIGRAYCLGAAAEGARVVVADIADPKPTAKEVEARGAQALGIECDVSREADTQRLATETLARFGRIDVLVNNAAIYGTLKRRPFTEIPVEEWERVMAVNLRGLFLCARAVFPAMKAQGKGKIINIASSTFFKGVPHYIHYTTSKGGVVGFTRSLARELGEFGIRVNAIAPGFTLSGENEKNISEERKQANIQMRMLKRAEVPEDIVGTFIFLASDESDFVSGQTIVVDGGSSVH from the coding sequence ATGCGATTGAAAGATAGGGTCGTCATCGTCACGGGAGGCGCGCAGGGCATTGGCCGGGCGTACTGCCTGGGCGCGGCCGCGGAAGGGGCGCGAGTCGTGGTGGCGGACATCGCCGACCCGAAGCCCACGGCCAAAGAGGTCGAAGCCCGGGGCGCGCAGGCCCTGGGGATCGAGTGCGACGTGTCGCGCGAGGCGGACACGCAGCGCCTGGCCACCGAGACGCTCGCGCGGTTCGGCCGTATCGACGTGCTGGTGAACAACGCGGCGATTTACGGCACCCTCAAGCGGCGTCCCTTCACGGAGATCCCGGTGGAGGAGTGGGAGCGGGTGATGGCGGTCAACCTCCGCGGGCTCTTTCTGTGTGCGCGGGCCGTGTTCCCGGCGATGAAGGCGCAGGGCAAGGGCAAGATCATCAACATCGCCTCCAGCACCTTCTTCAAGGGCGTCCCGCACTACATCCACTACACCACGTCCAAGGGCGGGGTCGTGGGGTTCACCCGCTCGCTCGCCCGCGAGCTGGGAGAGTTCGGCATCCGCGTGAACGCGATCGCGCCCGGGTTCACGTTGAGCGGCGAGAACGAGAAGAACATTTCGGAGGAGCGGAAGCAGGCGAACATCCAGATGCGGATGCTGAAGCGGGCCGAGGTCCCGGAGGACATCGTCGGAACGTTCATCTTTCTGGCCTCGGACGAGAGCGACTTCGTCAGCGGACAGACGATCGTCGTGGACGGCGGCTCCAGCGTCCACTGA
- a CDS encoding tripartite tricarboxylate transporter substrate binding protein, producing MIRTSLVVLLAFAASPPIPAAAQTFMPSKPIEFVVHTGPGGGNDLLARFIATAMEKEKLLPVRLQVANKPGGGGLTALAYLAEKRGETHTIATFTGVWITNPLMRAEAKVTIKDVTPVVRLMIEPALIAVRNDATYKTLKDFIDAAKQNPGQLKQSGGSIGSRDWLVRQLLTKHTGAQWAFISFPGGGERISALLGGHVNLMVIEPQEAGEHIRAGNMRVLAQVAEKRLPGFPNVPTLKEAGFELPNLPVVRGIVAPPGTPPAVVAYWEDVFARVAQTATWKKYLEDNQFEEGFQRSAEFSAFIDQFSGQMRGILTEAGIKVVR from the coding sequence ATGATTCGCACGTCCCTGGTCGTCCTGCTGGCGTTCGCGGCGAGCCCGCCCATCCCCGCCGCCGCCCAGACGTTCATGCCGAGCAAGCCGATCGAGTTCGTCGTCCACACCGGTCCCGGCGGCGGCAACGACCTGCTGGCCCGGTTCATCGCCACCGCGATGGAGAAGGAGAAGCTGCTGCCGGTGCGCCTGCAGGTCGCCAACAAGCCCGGCGGCGGCGGACTGACGGCGCTGGCCTACCTCGCGGAAAAGCGAGGCGAGACGCACACCATCGCGACGTTCACCGGCGTCTGGATCACGAACCCGCTGATGCGGGCGGAAGCCAAGGTCACCATCAAGGACGTCACGCCCGTGGTGCGGCTGATGATCGAGCCGGCGCTGATCGCGGTGAGGAACGACGCAACCTACAAGACGCTCAAGGACTTCATCGACGCCGCCAAGCAGAATCCCGGCCAACTGAAGCAGTCGGGCGGCTCCATCGGCAGCCGCGACTGGCTCGTCCGCCAGCTGCTCACGAAGCACACCGGGGCGCAGTGGGCCTTCATCTCGTTCCCGGGCGGCGGCGAGCGCATCAGCGCCCTGCTCGGCGGCCACGTGAACCTGATGGTGATCGAGCCGCAGGAGGCCGGCGAGCACATTCGCGCCGGCAACATGCGCGTGCTGGCCCAGGTCGCCGAGAAGCGCCTCCCCGGCTTCCCCAACGTGCCGACACTCAAGGAGGCGGGCTTCGAGCTGCCCAACCTGCCGGTGGTGCGCGGGATCGTCGCGCCCCCCGGGACCCCGCCCGCGGTCGTCGCCTACTGGGAAGACGTGTTCGCCAGGGTGGCGCAGACGGCGACCTGGAAGAAGTACCTCGAAGACAACCAGTTCGAGGAGGGCTTCCAGCGAAGCGCGGAGTTCAGCGCGTTCATCGACCAGTTCTCCGGGCAGATGCGCGGCATCCTCACGGAGGCCGGCATCAAAGTCGTGCGCTGA